A single region of the Chiloscyllium plagiosum isolate BGI_BamShark_2017 unplaced genomic scaffold, ASM401019v2 scaf_61853, whole genome shotgun sequence genome encodes:
- the zgc:194242 gene encoding uncharacterized methyltransferase YdaC — protein MLFDHLTKQLSKPTQGPWGWMVKKFLEGKGKLVEVNAVKLCDIQPESVVLELGFGPGLGLQEAAKHLTLPKGKLYGLDYSEYMYRVASRRLQPDIQTGKVTLFHGSVEHIPLEDNVVDRVFHCNCYYFWPDLQSGCREIYRVMKPGRVLSWSILKNPKPQGK, from the coding sequence ATGCTTTTCGATCATCTCACCAAACAACTGAGCAAACCAACGCAGGGCCCCTGGGGATGGATGGTGAAAAAGTTCTTAGAGGGGAAGGGTAAATTGGTGGAAGTGAATGCTGTCAAACTGTGTGACATtcagcctgagagtgtggtgctggaactgGGCTTTGGACCAGGGCTCGGTCTGCAGGAAGCTGCTAAACACCTTACGCTGCCGAAGGGCAAGCTCTATGGACTGGATTACTCTGAATACATGTACCGTGTCGCCAGCAGGAGGTTGCAGCCTGATATTCAGACCGGGAAGGTGACATTGTTTCACGGCAGTGTGGAACATATCCCTCTGGAAGACAACGTGGTGGACAGAGTATTTCACTGCAACTGTTATTACTTCTGGCCTGATCTGCAATCTGGATGCAGAGAGATTTACCGAGTTATGAAACCAGGTAGAGTGTTGAGCTGGTCAATTCTGAAAAATCCTAAACCTCAAGGGAAATGA